One window from the genome of Dyadobacter sp. CECT 9275 encodes:
- a CDS encoding RNA polymerase sigma factor: MTDAVENIEREVDHLYRHSFGKMVASLMYFSKDIDLETAEDLVQDSFATAFYAWQNDGIPTNPGGWIFTVCRNKAINKIKASRRTRGFYDHEDFETEARVLSESVLEDQQLKMLFACANDELAPKVQVVITLKYVVNLKVEAISKILGMSIDGVDKLLLRARQKIRNEKILLTEPDPSTLAGRLPIVHKMIYLLFNEGYKSSWGKEILREELCEEALILNKSLLDSGIGNKETAALHSLMLFNAARFKARFGSRGELLDLEEQDRSLWNRDLIMYGAKFMAQSRGGRISQYQYEATIAYLHCIAKDFQTTDWSAISDIYKQLLQLYPNPFVELSYAISLYYAGQKGKARRILHDLKQQPFLNQYYLLNATLGKISLMDGNLAAAKDYFEKTIRQTDFQVEKDYVQRLLSRIALISS; encoded by the coding sequence ATGACCGACGCAGTTGAAAACATTGAGCGTGAAGTGGATCATCTTTATCGTCACAGTTTCGGTAAGATGGTCGCTTCTCTCATGTATTTCAGTAAAGACATTGACCTGGAAACCGCCGAAGATCTGGTACAGGATTCCTTTGCTACGGCCTTTTATGCCTGGCAGAACGACGGTATCCCGACGAATCCGGGAGGCTGGATTTTTACCGTATGCCGGAACAAGGCGATCAACAAGATTAAAGCCAGCCGGAGAACCAGGGGCTTTTATGATCATGAAGATTTTGAAACGGAGGCCAGGGTACTGTCGGAATCGGTACTGGAGGACCAGCAGCTGAAGATGCTTTTTGCCTGCGCCAATGACGAACTTGCGCCCAAAGTGCAGGTGGTGATTACGCTTAAGTATGTCGTTAATCTGAAGGTGGAAGCGATTTCAAAAATTCTGGGAATGAGTATCGACGGAGTGGACAAACTGCTGCTGAGGGCCCGGCAAAAGATCAGAAATGAAAAAATACTGCTCACCGAACCAGACCCTTCCACACTAGCCGGGCGCTTGCCCATCGTCCATAAAATGATATATCTCCTTTTTAATGAAGGATATAAGTCGTCGTGGGGGAAGGAGATTTTGCGGGAAGAACTTTGTGAAGAAGCCCTGATACTCAACAAATCGTTGCTGGACAGTGGCATTGGAAACAAGGAAACTGCGGCGCTTCATTCACTGATGTTGTTTAATGCGGCCCGTTTTAAAGCCAGGTTCGGGTCTAGGGGCGAACTGCTGGACCTGGAAGAGCAGGATCGGTCACTTTGGAACCGCGACCTGATCATGTATGGTGCAAAATTTATGGCCCAATCCCGGGGAGGTAGGATTTCACAATATCAGTATGAGGCAACGATTGCCTATTTGCACTGCATAGCGAAGGATTTTCAGACAACGGACTGGTCGGCTATCAGTGATATTTACAAGCAGTTGCTGCAATTGTACCCCAATCCGTTTGTGGAACTGAGTTATGCCATTTCGCTATATTATGCAGGACAAAAGGGAAAAGCACGCCGGATCCTGCACGACCTGAAGCAGCAGCCTTTCCTGAATCAATATTATCTGTTGAATGCAACCCTGGGGAAAATAAGCCTGATGGATGGCAACCTGGCCGCGGCAAAAGATTATTTTGAGAAAACCATCCGCCAAACCGACTTCCAGGTGGAAAAGGATTATGTCCAAAGATTACTGTCCCGTATTGCGCTGATTTCGAGCTGA
- a CDS encoding YciI family protein, giving the protein MEKFLLLIREDMEQLKQMPQQEFDECIRVMTIWVEELAQTDNYVAAEPLMTEGRYVSRDNIISDGPFIEAKEAISGYFIIRAENLDQAASIAQSCPQIIANKCFIEVRPIMETGE; this is encoded by the coding sequence ATGGAAAAGTTTTTATTGTTGATCCGTGAAGACATGGAGCAACTGAAGCAGATGCCTCAGCAGGAGTTTGATGAATGCATCCGTGTGATGACCATTTGGGTGGAAGAACTCGCACAAACGGATAACTATGTTGCCGCTGAGCCACTGATGACGGAAGGAAGATACGTAAGCAGGGATAACATTATCTCGGACGGGCCATTTATTGAAGCAAAAGAAGCGATAAGCGGATATTTTATCATCAGGGCCGAAAACCTGGACCAGGCCGCGTCCATAGCGCAGAGTTGTCCGCAGATCATTGCAAACAAATGTTTTATTGAGGTAAGACCAATTATGGAAACAGGAGAATGA
- a CDS encoding pyridoxamine 5'-phosphate oxidase family protein, with translation MGKRLDLITPELTAFIEKQKIYFVATAMSHGTVNLSPKGMDSFRILTPNRVMWLNVTGSGNETAAHLLENERITIMFCAFDGKPLILRLYGRGKAYHHYDPEWDTYFPLFQPLPGARQIFDIAVETVQTSCGMAVPFMDYNHEREELTRWAEKKGDEGIQRYWEEKNTRSFDGTETRILG, from the coding sequence ATGGGAAAAAGACTAGACCTCATTACTCCTGAATTAACCGCTTTTATTGAAAAACAAAAGATATACTTCGTTGCTACGGCCATGAGCCATGGTACTGTAAATCTGTCACCGAAAGGTATGGACAGTTTCCGTATCCTAACCCCCAACCGGGTGATGTGGCTTAATGTCACCGGCAGCGGAAACGAAACAGCCGCACATTTACTTGAAAACGAACGGATTACAATTATGTTCTGCGCCTTTGATGGGAAGCCTCTTATCCTTCGCTTATACGGGCGTGGCAAAGCATATCACCACTACGACCCGGAATGGGATACATACTTCCCATTATTTCAGCCCCTTCCCGGAGCAAGGCAGATTTTTGACATAGCGGTGGAGACAGTACAGACTTCCTGCGGAATGGCAGTACCGTTTATGGATTATAATCACGAAAGAGAAGAGCTTACGAGATGGGCCGAGAAGAAAGGCGATGAGGGTATCCAGCGCTATTGGGAAGAAAAAAATACCAGAAGTTTTGATGGCACAGAAACCAGGATACTTGGCTAA
- a CDS encoding 3-keto-disaccharide hydrolase: protein MFKKQFLPVLLAALLFCQSGFGQKTISLFNGKDLKGWHADVPEMDKNPDLKSPFLVRNGLLVSMGTPGGHLITDKQYENFRLTFQYRFAGKPGNCGVLVFASTPRALYDMFPKSIEVQMMHENAGDFWCIQEDITVPDMEKRRGPKEKWGVNGDKLRRIPNLTDGTEKPLGEWNTYRIECIKNTIRVWLNGVMVNYGYNCTASKGQIALQAEGSEVEFKDIALTPIGGGR, encoded by the coding sequence ATGTTCAAAAAACAATTTTTACCTGTTTTATTAGCTGCATTATTGTTTTGCCAATCTGGCTTCGGACAAAAAACAATCTCTCTTTTTAACGGAAAAGACCTCAAAGGCTGGCATGCCGATGTTCCTGAAATGGATAAGAATCCGGATCTAAAAAGTCCGTTCCTGGTTAGAAATGGGTTGCTGGTAAGTATGGGAACACCTGGCGGCCATCTGATCACCGATAAACAGTATGAAAATTTCAGGCTTACTTTCCAGTACCGTTTTGCTGGCAAACCTGGGAATTGCGGCGTGCTGGTCTTTGCATCAACGCCGAGGGCGCTCTATGATATGTTCCCCAAATCCATCGAAGTACAGATGATGCATGAAAATGCAGGAGATTTCTGGTGTATACAGGAAGATATTACTGTGCCGGACATGGAAAAAAGGCGCGGCCCCAAAGAAAAATGGGGCGTAAACGGAGATAAACTACGACGAATTCCCAACCTGACCGACGGTACCGAGAAACCGCTGGGAGAGTGGAATACCTACCGTATTGAATGTATAAAAAATACGATCCGGGTTTGGCTTAACGGCGTGATGGTCAATTATGGCTATAACTGTACCGCCTCCAAAGGCCAAATAGCACTGCAAGCCGAAGGCTCCGAAGTAGAATTCAAAGATATTGCACTGACGCCTATTGGCGGTGGGCGGTAG
- a CDS encoding sugar phosphate isomerase/epimerase family protein, with product MNRREAVSSVLAVTGTTAFLPEVTTKKMDPFIYSLNMSTLRGHKLGFRKELEVASKAGYKSVEIWINSLQDYLKEGHSLSETKRMIDDLGIKIEDAIGFAAWIVDDETTRSKALEQLKGEMDQLAGIGCPRVAAPPMGATTGASLDLKRVAERYRTILELGDKTGVVPHLELWGFSKNLSRVGEILYVAAEASHPSARLLMDVYHLHKGGSGMDSVKLVGKPLIEIFHMNDYPETPRRETITDADRIYAGDGIAPLAGLLKTLRNPERPVILSFEVFNKGYYEQDPLLVAKTGLEKMKKVALESF from the coding sequence ATGAACCGTCGCGAAGCAGTTTCTTCGGTCCTGGCTGTAACAGGAACCACCGCTTTTTTGCCAGAAGTCACAACAAAAAAAATGGATCCTTTTATTTACTCTCTCAATATGAGTACATTAAGAGGCCATAAGCTGGGATTTAGAAAGGAGCTGGAGGTAGCTTCAAAGGCTGGGTATAAATCAGTGGAGATATGGATTAATAGTCTGCAGGACTATTTAAAGGAAGGTCATTCGTTGTCGGAAACAAAGAGGATGATCGATGATCTGGGGATTAAAATTGAAGACGCCATTGGTTTCGCAGCCTGGATTGTAGATGATGAAACCACCCGAAGCAAAGCCCTGGAACAACTGAAAGGCGAAATGGACCAATTGGCAGGCATAGGATGTCCGAGGGTAGCGGCTCCACCCATGGGGGCAACTACAGGTGCCTCGCTGGATTTGAAAAGGGTGGCAGAGCGATATAGAACAATTCTGGAACTTGGGGATAAAACGGGAGTGGTACCCCACCTTGAACTGTGGGGATTTTCCAAAAATCTTAGTCGGGTAGGGGAGATCCTGTATGTCGCAGCCGAGGCTTCACACCCCTCTGCACGTCTCTTGATGGACGTTTATCATCTTCACAAGGGTGGTTCGGGAATGGACAGCGTTAAGCTGGTAGGGAAGCCGCTTATTGAGATTTTCCACATGAACGATTATCCCGAAACTCCTCGGCGCGAGACCATTACGGATGCGGATCGTATTTATGCCGGAGACGGAATTGCTCCGTTGGCAGGCTTGCTGAAAACACTCAGAAATCCTGAAAGACCGGTCATACTTTCGTTTGAGGTATTTAATAAAGGATATTACGAGCAAGATCCCCTGCTTGTTGCCAAAACAGGTTTGGAGAAAATGAAAAAGGTAGCTTTAGAGAGTTTTTAG